Within Methyloterricola oryzae, the genomic segment CCACCCTCAACCTGGGTCACACGTTCGGTCACGCGATCGAAACCGGTGCCGGTTACGGGGCCGTCCTGCATGGAGAGGCCGTAGCCATCGGCATGTGTCAGGCGGCGGACCTGTCGCGGCGGCTGGGCCACCTTTCGGAGGACGACGTGAACCGCATCGTGAGCCTGCTGCGCCGCGCGCGGCTGCCGATCACGCCGCCGGCGGCCTTGAGCACGCAGACCTTGCTTGACCTGATGGCGGTGGACAAGAAAAACCTGGGCGGCAAGCTGCGGCTGATACTGCTGGAGTCCATAGGCCGCGCCACGCTGCCGACCAGCGTGGACCTCGAACTGTTGAGGGCAACCCTGGATGAATACGGACGGAACTGATCATCGGGGGCGGGCTGAGGCCGCCGGCATGGAACGCTTCACCGCCCTCATGGCGGAAGGGGGACGCACGGGGAAGCTCGATCTGCTGTTGCACCTTCTTGCCAACCTGCCACGCCCCATCCTCGTGCTCGGCCCCAGCGGAAGCGGCAAGACTTCGTTATTCCGCCAGGTGCAGTCGCGCGCCCTGGAAAACTGGACGACCTGCTACCTCGCTGCCTCCCAGAACTTCAGTCTGGACTGGATCTGCACGCAAATGCTGGAGATGCTACGCCCGGGGCCGCGCAGCGGGCCCGAAGCCACGCCGGAGGCCCAGATCGAGGCGGAACTGGCCCGTCTCGCGAAGCAGAATGGCAGACTGATCCTGCTCCTGGACGATGCCGGGCACTTGCTGCCCGGCCTGTTGGGGGCGATCTGCCAGTTCGTCCGGCTGCATCCCGAAATCCAACTGGCCTTTGCGCTGCGCCCCGAGGACCTACCACAGAAGGCGACCAGTGACCCACTGGCGCTGGCCGATGCCCACGTGATTGAGGTCAGCCCGTGGCGACCGGAGCAGACACAAGCCGCACCACCTCCGCACAGCCCAACGCCACCCCGGGGGCCCGGCTTTGCGCAGGCCTTTCTCACGGTGTTCAGGCCCTGGAGCGGCGGCAGCGCAAGACTGGCCGGGCCGGTGGTAGTGACCCTGCTGGGAGCGGCAACCGTGGCCGGCTTTGTGGTTCAGGCCTTGTGGCAGCCACAATCATCGCAGCCGCCCGAACTGCGCGAAGCCGCCCCGCCAGCGCCCGTCACACTGTCAGAGCAACCAGCCTCCGCACGAGAGGGAGCCCCGCTTCCAACGCCCAGCCCGGTGCCCTCACCCAGCGCCACCCCGCTAGCCGAGCCGGCCGCCGCCGATATGCATCCCGCAGCCAGCGACGCGCCCGCGGCACAG encodes:
- a CDS encoding AAA family ATPase — translated: MERFTALMAEGGRTGKLDLLLHLLANLPRPILVLGPSGSGKTSLFRQVQSRALENWTTCYLAASQNFSLDWICTQMLEMLRPGPRSGPEATPEAQIEAELARLAKQNGRLILLLDDAGHLLPGLLGAICQFVRLHPEIQLAFALRPEDLPQKATSDPLALADAHVIEVSPWRPEQTQAAPPPHSPTPPRGPGFAQAFLTVFRPWSGGSARLAGPVVVTLLGAATVAGFVVQALWQPQSSQPPELREAAPPAPVTLSEQPASAREGAPLPTPSPVPSPSATPLAEPAAADMHPAASDAPAAQAPAGASPPPLPEVSASPAPTPVPPEPSASPAPTPAPPEPSASPVPTPAPSPVAAPAQSVEEQPFATLIATLPTNRTTAFGGLLDLWGITPPNASGDPCATAKTKALRCQGLRADWQTLQTYNRPAVLEIAQGNVRRYLLLTGMEGDQAVIDLNGRPVKTPMAEIKPYLRGEAIILWKPPFDKASIGTRERHEAARWIRERLQIPAAPGQELVYDEHVKAKVLAFQKQRGLLPDGRAGSLTLLQLQSLESDEQSPKLTTSPPAAAPAATAP